From Sporocytophaga myxococcoides, one genomic window encodes:
- a CDS encoding alpha/beta hydrolase, which produces MSIHSKTIVFVTGAFVTNACWEDWIPYFESKGYKAIAPPWPFKDGTAKELRDRQPNDIDLAELTLSEVVDHYSEIIKQLPEKPIVIGHSLGGLMTQIIVNRDIAAAGIAIHPVPPLGVFPYEFSFLKAAWKSLGIFTSLKKTYLMSFPDWQYAFVNEMPLKEQKAAYERYTIPESKIVARGGLTNAAKVDFDKPHVPLLITSGDLDTITPAHLNKRNFDKYKKNGSVIEYKEFQGRNHFVLGQSTWKEDADYILNWLKKV; this is translated from the coding sequence ATGAGCATTCACTCTAAAACTATAGTATTTGTTACCGGTGCATTTGTTACCAATGCCTGTTGGGAAGACTGGATCCCATATTTTGAAAGCAAAGGTTATAAGGCAATAGCCCCTCCATGGCCTTTTAAAGATGGTACTGCAAAAGAATTGAGAGACCGGCAACCGAATGATATTGATCTTGCAGAACTCACCTTAAGTGAAGTTGTTGATCATTATTCAGAAATTATCAAACAACTTCCGGAGAAACCAATTGTAATTGGCCATTCTTTAGGAGGTCTTATGACTCAGATTATTGTTAACAGAGACATTGCTGCAGCAGGCATTGCGATACATCCTGTTCCTCCATTGGGTGTTTTTCCTTATGAATTTTCATTTTTAAAAGCTGCATGGAAATCATTAGGAATATTTACCTCATTAAAAAAAACTTATCTAATGTCCTTTCCGGATTGGCAATATGCATTTGTAAATGAGATGCCACTTAAAGAACAAAAGGCTGCATATGAAAGGTATACTATCCCGGAATCCAAAATCGTAGCACGAGGAGGACTAACCAACGCTGCAAAGGTAGACTTTGATAAACCTCATGTGCCATTACTCATCACATCAGGAGACCTGGACACTATTACTCCTGCTCATCTCAACAAAAGGAATTTTGACAAGTACAAAAAAAATGGTTCAGTGATAGAGTATAAAGAATTTCAGGGTAGGAATCATTTTGTATTAGGTCAATCTA